In Verrucomicrobiota bacterium, a single genomic region encodes these proteins:
- a CDS encoding DUF1501 domain-containing protein has product MRPMFHRRDFLSGFGRGFAGLALGAVLHRDGWAAGHGLESAMPGAPHFAPKAKSVIWLFMNGGVSHMESFDPKPMLNRYAGKTIAETPFADTQQAKKLAIERLVVPDANGNQRNTLYPLQTGFRRHGQSGIEVSDWFPHIARNVDRLAVVRSLWTTDSNHGAQTEFHTGRNMLDGDFPTLGGWVHYGLGTLNENLPQFISIGTREYWNQRDGAYLGPAHDAVPLRIDPSHPLDFGKPEKPERADWRAGGFDLLRKLNRERESAFPSDPALAARIASYEMAYRMQTSIPGLLDLARETDRTKAAYGLDQPHCREFGMQLLVARRLVEQGVRFVQIQHGGGGAGAWDAHGGLKANHSKLAAAVDQPVGALLNDLDQRGLLDQTLVVFASEFGRTPGSQGSDGRDHHIYGFSCWMAGGGLRRGVVHGATDEIGFHAVEHRHYVTDVHATLLRQLGLDSRRLELPGRKRLEQDHGRPIEEIMDS; this is encoded by the coding sequence ATGAGACCGATGTTTCATCGTCGCGATTTTCTTTCGGGATTCGGCCGCGGTTTCGCCGGGTTGGCCCTGGGGGCGGTGTTGCATCGGGACGGTTGGGCCGCCGGGCATGGGTTGGAATCGGCGATGCCCGGCGCGCCTCATTTCGCTCCGAAAGCGAAGAGCGTGATCTGGCTTTTCATGAATGGCGGCGTCAGCCACATGGAAAGCTTCGATCCGAAACCGATGTTGAACCGGTACGCGGGCAAGACGATCGCCGAAACTCCTTTCGCGGACACGCAGCAGGCCAAGAAGTTGGCGATTGAACGTTTGGTGGTGCCGGATGCGAACGGCAACCAGCGCAACACGCTTTATCCGTTGCAAACGGGTTTTCGCCGGCACGGTCAGAGCGGCATCGAGGTGAGCGATTGGTTCCCGCACATCGCGAGAAACGTCGATCGGCTGGCCGTGGTCCGATCCCTGTGGACCACCGACAGCAACCACGGAGCGCAGACGGAGTTTCACACCGGGCGCAACATGCTGGACGGGGATTTTCCCACGCTGGGTGGCTGGGTTCACTACGGCCTCGGGACCCTCAACGAGAACCTGCCCCAATTCATCTCCATCGGAACGCGCGAGTACTGGAACCAGCGTGATGGCGCTTATCTCGGCCCCGCCCATGACGCCGTGCCTCTGCGGATCGATCCGAGCCATCCCCTCGATTTTGGCAAGCCGGAAAAGCCGGAACGGGCCGATTGGAGGGCCGGCGGCTTCGATTTACTGCGGAAATTGAACCGGGAACGGGAATCGGCTTTCCCGAGCGACCCGGCTCTGGCCGCAAGAATAGCGTCCTACGAGATGGCCTACCGCATGCAGACCTCGATTCCGGGCCTGCTCGACCTGGCCAGGGAAACGGACCGCACCAAGGCAGCTTACGGGTTGGACCAGCCGCATTGCCGCGAGTTCGGGATGCAGCTCTTGGTGGCCCGACGGCTCGTAGAGCAGGGGGTCCGCTTCGTTCAGATCCAGCACGGAGGTGGAGGAGCGGGCGCGTGGGATGCTCACGGCGGCCTCAAGGCCAATCATTCCAAACTGGCGGCCGCGGTGGATCAACCCGTCGGCGCTCTGCTGAATGATTTGGACCAGCGCGGTTTGCTGGATCAAACGCTGGTGGTCTTCGCGTCCGAGTTTGGGCGCACGCCGGGCTCTCAGGGCAGTGACGGACGCGATCATCATATTTACGGATTCAGTTGTTGGATGGCCGGGGGAGGGTTGCGTCGGGGCGTGGTCCACGGAGCGACGGACGAAATCGGTTTTCATGCGGTGGAGCATCGCCATTATGTCACCGACGTGCATGCCACACTGCTGCGCCAGCTTGGATTGGACTCGCGGCGACTGGAGCTGCCGGGTCGCAAGAGACTCGAACAAGATCATGGCCGACCCATTGAGGAGATCATGGATTCATGA
- a CDS encoding arylsulfatase, whose translation MPLGSLWFCGVRLIALSIFLGCIGVQSAGLQGRRPNIVFVLTDDQGYGDLSCHGHPVLKTPHIDRLHREGVRFTDFHVSPTCSPTRSALLTGRHEFRNGVTHTIHERERLNPRATTLAEVLRSSGYRTGIFGKWHLGDEPEYWPNRRGFEEMFIHGAGGIGQTYAGSCGDAPGNRYFDPAILHNGRFVKTKGYCTDVFFGEALRWMGEVKEHGPFLAWIACNAPHAPLQVRLEDEAGYRGVVTNAQAAKFLGMIANIDDNVGKLLAQLEAWKIDRETLVVFMNDNGTDGGVLAGYNAGMRGKKGTAFLGGTRASSLWRWPGTLVAGDCKALSAHLDFFPTLASLAGAKLPKGVRRQIEGRSLVPWLEHPAVRAPDRILMTHLGRWEKGASPETAKYRQCSVRATRWHLVSAEGGAVPRWMLFDVQADPGERTDVSARHPGTVRRLSRRFEQWWSSVQPMLVNESVRGPDQNPFKELFWRQYGPGATASSVQE comes from the coding sequence ATGCCACTCGGATCGCTTTGGTTTTGCGGCGTGCGACTCATCGCACTCAGCATCTTCCTCGGGTGTATTGGTGTTCAGTCTGCTGGATTGCAAGGACGGCGGCCGAACATCGTCTTTGTCCTGACCGATGACCAGGGTTACGGGGATTTGTCCTGCCATGGGCATCCGGTGCTGAAAACGCCTCATATTGACCGGTTGCATCGCGAAGGGGTTCGCTTCACCGATTTCCACGTGAGCCCGACTTGTTCGCCGACGCGGAGCGCGTTGTTAACCGGACGGCACGAGTTTAGGAACGGCGTGACCCATACGATCCACGAGCGCGAGCGGTTGAATCCGAGGGCGACGACTTTGGCGGAGGTGTTGCGATCGTCGGGTTACCGGACCGGCATCTTCGGGAAATGGCATTTGGGGGATGAACCCGAGTATTGGCCGAATCGGAGGGGATTTGAGGAAATGTTCATACATGGCGCCGGAGGCATTGGCCAGACCTACGCGGGCTCCTGCGGGGATGCCCCGGGCAATCGCTATTTCGATCCGGCGATTTTGCATAACGGGCGCTTCGTGAAAACCAAGGGATATTGCACGGATGTGTTCTTTGGGGAGGCGCTTCGTTGGATGGGAGAGGTGAAAGAGCACGGGCCGTTCCTGGCCTGGATCGCCTGCAATGCCCCGCACGCGCCGCTTCAAGTCCGCTTGGAGGATGAAGCTGGTTACCGGGGGGTGGTCACGAACGCCCAGGCGGCGAAATTCCTGGGGATGATTGCCAACATTGATGACAACGTCGGGAAATTGCTTGCGCAGTTGGAGGCGTGGAAGATCGACCGCGAAACACTGGTGGTGTTTATGAACGACAATGGCACGGACGGTGGCGTGCTGGCGGGGTACAATGCGGGCATGCGGGGGAAAAAGGGCACGGCCTTTCTCGGCGGGACGCGGGCCTCATCGCTGTGGCGCTGGCCGGGAACGCTTGTTGCAGGGGACTGCAAGGCCTTGAGCGCGCACCTTGATTTCTTTCCGACGCTGGCCTCGCTGGCTGGGGCGAAGCTGCCGAAAGGCGTTCGGAGACAGATCGAGGGGAGGAGTTTGGTGCCCTGGCTGGAGCACCCTGCCGTGCGTGCACCCGACCGGATCTTGATGACGCATCTGGGACGATGGGAGAAGGGGGCTTCACCTGAAACGGCCAAGTACCGGCAATGTTCGGTCCGCGCTACGCGCTGGCATCTCGTTTCAGCCGAGGGTGGGGCAGTCCCTCGTTGGATGCTTTTTGACGTGCAGGCGGATCCCGGGGAGCGAACCGATGTATCCGCCCGGCATCCCGGCACCGTGCGGCGGCTGAGCCGACGTTTTGAGCAGTGGTGGAGTTCGGTCCAACCGATGCTGGTGAATGAGTCCGTGCGAGGACCGGACCAGAATCCGTTCAAGGAATTATTCTGGCGGCAGTATGGTCCTGGAGCGACGGCTTCGTCGGTTCAGGAATAG
- a CDS encoding alpha-galactosidase, with the protein MSNGLLRRRFRLDLNGSTVALDHLGSGESILRGVKPEATVIWDGQRFDIGGAKGQPNLAFLRPEWLESMRTDPRAFQFQGFAHGPIPGERFEWKRVRRHAPGMVWPPKGVALRLDFAPPIPADGGPALDFAGVRVSVHYELYDGLPCYGKWIVLSNGTSRVMTLDRYSSDWLAAVERVSEVDELSDGKLPPNLHVETEMAMGGMRSSAANRRSFRWLADPDYHSQVNYEKRTPCLLEVGPDLGPGVRLAPGEVFESYRGWVLPQDSTDRERCGLAVRRMYRILAPWVTENPLMMHLVSSRGEAVTNAIDQCAETGFEMLILSFGSGFNLESTNASTLQRAREFSAHAAKRGIEIGSYSLLASRSIGPADDVLLPAGQKPVFGHSPCLQSHWGRTYFDRLRAFHNQSGFQLLEHDGSYPGDPCQSSTHPGHRGWEDSRWNQWKAISEFYRWCRGRGLYLNVPDYYFLAGSSKTGMGYREVNWSLPREQQLIHTRQNIYDGTWEKLPSMGWMFVPLTEYHGGGAAATIEPLDQHLDHYRRMMESNLALGVQACYRGPRLFDTPRTRQMVQSTVAWYKAHRDILESDLIHGRRADARDLDWMLHVNPALSTKAMLVVFNPRSESLARDLRVNLYYSGLQDRARLIDASGRARRIRLDRSYDVTVPVNVPALGMSWYRFE; encoded by the coding sequence TTGAGTAATGGCTTGTTGCGGCGGCGATTCCGCCTGGATCTCAATGGCTCAACCGTGGCGCTCGACCATCTGGGCTCGGGCGAATCCATCCTGCGAGGCGTCAAGCCGGAAGCCACGGTGATTTGGGATGGACAACGCTTCGATATCGGCGGCGCAAAAGGGCAGCCTAATCTGGCATTTCTGCGCCCTGAGTGGCTGGAGTCCATGCGAACGGATCCGAGGGCCTTTCAGTTTCAGGGATTTGCGCACGGACCGATCCCCGGAGAACGATTCGAGTGGAAGCGCGTGCGGCGTCACGCGCCGGGAATGGTATGGCCGCCCAAAGGTGTCGCTCTGAGGCTCGATTTTGCCCCGCCGATTCCGGCCGACGGAGGACCCGCCCTCGACTTTGCGGGTGTTCGTGTTTCCGTTCACTATGAACTCTACGATGGTCTCCCTTGCTATGGGAAATGGATCGTTCTCTCGAACGGCACGAGCCGCGTCATGACCCTCGACCGGTACTCCAGCGACTGGCTGGCCGCGGTGGAAAGGGTTTCCGAGGTGGATGAATTGAGCGACGGGAAACTGCCGCCCAATCTCCATGTGGAGACGGAAATGGCCATGGGAGGCATGCGTTCCTCAGCCGCGAACCGCCGCTCTTTCCGCTGGCTGGCCGATCCGGATTACCACAGCCAAGTCAACTACGAGAAACGCACCCCGTGTCTGCTTGAAGTAGGTCCGGATTTGGGACCCGGGGTCCGTCTGGCGCCGGGCGAGGTTTTCGAGTCCTATCGAGGCTGGGTTTTGCCGCAGGACTCAACCGATCGCGAGCGGTGCGGTTTGGCGGTGCGGCGCATGTATCGGATCCTGGCTCCCTGGGTGACCGAGAACCCGCTCATGATGCATTTGGTTTCCTCGAGGGGTGAGGCGGTGACGAACGCCATCGACCAGTGTGCCGAGACCGGATTCGAGATGCTGATCCTGAGTTTCGGGAGTGGATTCAATCTGGAGAGCACGAATGCCAGCACCCTGCAACGCGCGCGCGAGTTCAGCGCTCACGCCGCAAAGCGAGGCATCGAAATCGGAAGCTATTCCCTGCTCGCTTCGAGGTCGATCGGGCCCGCAGACGACGTGCTGCTGCCCGCGGGTCAGAAGCCGGTGTTTGGACATTCACCGTGTTTACAAAGCCACTGGGGTCGAACCTATTTCGACCGGCTCCGAGCGTTTCACAACCAAAGCGGATTTCAGCTTCTCGAACATGACGGTTCCTATCCGGGAGATCCGTGCCAGAGCTCCACGCATCCCGGCCATCGTGGCTGGGAAGATTCACGCTGGAACCAGTGGAAAGCGATTTCCGAGTTTTATCGCTGGTGTCGCGGGCGGGGACTCTATCTCAACGTTCCGGACTATTACTTCCTCGCCGGTTCGAGCAAAACCGGCATGGGCTATCGCGAAGTGAACTGGTCCCTGCCTCGCGAGCAGCAACTGATCCACACCCGGCAGAATATCTACGATGGAACATGGGAGAAACTGCCCAGCATGGGGTGGATGTTCGTTCCCTTGACGGAGTACCACGGAGGAGGCGCCGCTGCGACCATCGAGCCTCTGGACCAGCATCTGGACCATTACCGGCGCATGATGGAGAGCAATCTCGCCTTGGGTGTGCAGGCTTGTTACCGTGGTCCGCGGTTGTTCGACACGCCGCGCACTCGTCAAATGGTTCAATCCACCGTCGCCTGGTACAAGGCGCATCGCGATATTTTGGAGAGTGATCTCATCCACGGACGACGGGCGGACGCGCGCGATCTGGACTGGATGCTGCATGTGAATCCGGCCTTGAGCACCAAGGCGATGCTGGTGGTGTTCAATCCGCGGTCCGAATCCCTTGCGCGCGATCTCCGCGTCAATCTGTACTACAGCGGTTTGCAAGACCGGGCCCGTCTGATCGACGCGTCAGGACGCGCCCGCCGCATCCGGTTGGATCGGTCGTATGATGTGACCGTGCCGGTGAACGTGCCCGCGCTGGGCATGAGCTGGTATCGGTTCGAGTGA